The Candidatus Cloacimonadaceae bacterium genome has a window encoding:
- a CDS encoding dihydrofolate reductase, with protein sequence MNGEVPGTVPNLAIIVAMDRNRLIGRENHLPWHIPEDLAYFRAKTLSHNVLMGRNTWHSLGKALERRTNIVLTRDTDFYMPGIIVCHSIGEAISFCAGDRTFVIGGAGIFAQFIPIVDKMYITRIDAEFAGDLYFPRYDEKDWKLLSYDTLQPESGYKLSFSEYSRELT encoded by the coding sequence ATGAATGGTGAAGTGCCCGGCACGGTACCAAATCTCGCCATCATCGTGGCGATGGATCGCAATAGACTAATCGGAAGGGAAAACCACCTGCCCTGGCATATTCCTGAAGACCTTGCATATTTCAGAGCCAAAACTCTCAGCCACAACGTCTTGATGGGAAGGAATACCTGGCACTCGCTTGGAAAAGCCCTTGAGCGCAGAACAAATATCGTGCTTACGAGGGACACAGATTTCTACATGCCGGGCATAATAGTGTGCCACAGCATCGGCGAAGCAATATCCTTCTGCGCGGGAGACCGGACTTTCGTTATCGGCGGAGCAGGCATCTTCGCACAATTTATTCCGATCGTCGATAAAATGTACATTACAAGAATCGATGCAGAATTTGCCGGGGACTTGTATTTTCCACGATATGATGAGAAAGACTGGAAATTGTTATCTTATGATACCTTGCAGCCAGAATCCGGCTACAAGCTCAGCTTCAGCGAATATTCACGCGAACTAACTTGA
- a CDS encoding ATP-binding cassette domain-containing protein, giving the protein MSEIKEQAIIKVRGLEARYGETVVLKDINLDIFAGEITVILGGSGCGKTTLLKNILRLQEPYRGSVSFWDEDILALEETKFAEVLKKIGMLFQNGALLNSISVFDNIAIPLEQHTRLSRSLISRIIRVKLGLVGMEDAIFLLPSELSGGMKKRAALARAMALDPKILFCDEPSAGLDPLTSANLDELILNLKKQLKMSIVVVTHELASIHRIADKIVFLDSGKIVFHGSLEDAKQAKIPVIDTFFNSGEYEW; this is encoded by the coding sequence ATGAGCGAAATCAAAGAACAAGCAATCATCAAGGTTCGCGGGTTGGAAGCCAGATATGGCGAAACTGTCGTCCTCAAAGACATTAACCTGGATATCTTTGCCGGAGAGATCACTGTGATCCTTGGGGGCAGCGGATGCGGCAAAACCACGCTGCTCAAAAACATATTGAGACTTCAAGAACCATATAGAGGCAGCGTGAGTTTTTGGGATGAGGACATCCTCGCTCTCGAAGAAACGAAGTTTGCAGAGGTTCTGAAAAAGATCGGCATGCTGTTTCAAAACGGAGCATTATTAAATTCGATTTCGGTATTTGACAACATCGCGATTCCCTTGGAACAACACACCCGCCTGAGCCGCAGCCTGATCAGTCGTATCATACGAGTCAAATTGGGTTTGGTAGGAATGGAAGACGCGATCTTTCTTCTGCCCTCCGAACTTTCCGGCGGGATGAAAAAACGTGCTGCTCTTGCCCGTGCCATGGCATTGGACCCCAAGATCCTGTTTTGCGACGAACCTTCCGCCGGGCTCGATCCACTCACTTCCGCCAATCTGGACGAGCTGATCCTCAACTTGAAAAAGCAGCTTAAGATGAGTATCGTCGTTGTCACACACGAGCTTGCCTCGATCCATCGTATCGCCGATAAAATCGTCTTTCTTGATTCCGGCAAAATCGTCTTTCACGGCAGTCTGGAAGATGCCAAGCAAGCCAAAATCCCCGTAATCGACACTTTCTTCAATTCAGGTGAATATGAATGGTGA
- a CDS encoding MlaE family lipid ABC transporter permease subunit, with protein MNVRISNHTLVLSGHIGLHNVDHLIADATKAIKTGHLTQLDLSGIESIDNAGVAALEEIIVLLEEKQKIVLISPPGPEISELIETFASAKVKDVFPPEPISYFERTGQVLLTRFDSFVKALTLASEIFYWSIVAIFDRRAQRKGVFLQQGTQLGFDALPIVALLSFIIGFILALQSAVQLRNFGANMFIADLLAVTMVREMGPMITAIIVAGRSGSSIASEIATMKVTEELDALKMMALNPIRYVVVPKFHAITVMMPILVAFSILVGEMGGAVIAISYLDLSLETFMSRTIDIITAKDLIVTFAKSTVFAWLIVIIGAHYGFQVSGGAEGVGKATTASVVVSIFAVIIADAVFSLIYL; from the coding sequence ATGAATGTCCGCATCAGCAATCACACCCTCGTTCTCAGCGGTCATATTGGTCTGCACAATGTGGATCATCTGATCGCGGATGCAACAAAAGCGATCAAAACCGGACACCTGACCCAGCTTGATCTTTCAGGGATAGAGAGCATAGACAACGCGGGTGTGGCAGCGCTTGAGGAGATTATAGTTCTTCTGGAAGAAAAGCAGAAAATCGTGTTGATCTCCCCGCCCGGACCGGAAATAAGTGAGTTGATCGAAACATTCGCATCGGCGAAAGTGAAAGATGTGTTTCCGCCCGAGCCTATTTCATATTTTGAGCGAACCGGACAGGTGCTCCTGACGCGCTTTGATTCTTTCGTCAAGGCTTTGACTCTGGCTTCGGAGATATTCTATTGGTCGATCGTGGCTATATTTGACCGCAGAGCGCAACGCAAAGGCGTTTTCTTACAGCAGGGGACTCAGCTTGGCTTTGATGCACTGCCGATCGTGGCGCTGCTTTCTTTTATCATCGGTTTCATCCTCGCTCTGCAGTCGGCAGTACAATTACGCAATTTTGGCGCTAACATGTTTATCGCCGATCTTTTGGCGGTGACGATGGTCAGGGAGATGGGACCTATGATCACAGCGATCATTGTCGCTGGAAGAAGCGGGTCTTCGATTGCATCCGAAATCGCCACGATGAAAGTGACCGAGGAGCTTGACGCGCTCAAAATGATGGCGCTCAATCCGATTCGCTACGTCGTCGTACCCAAGTTTCATGCCATTACCGTAATGATGCCAATACTGGTGGCATTTTCCATTTTGGTGGGAGAAATGGGCGGAGCGGTCATCGCCATCAGCTATCTTGATCTGAGCCTTGAGACTTTTATGTCTCGCACCATTGATATCATCACTGCCAAAGACCTGATCGTAACATTTGCGAAAAGCACTGTGTTTGCCTGGTTGATCGTTATCATCGGCGCCCACTACGGATTTCAGGTTAGTGGTGGGGCAGAGGGCGTCGGCAAAGCGACTACCGCCTCCGTTGTCGTTTCCATATTTGCCGTCATCATCGCCGATGCTGTTTTTTCGCTGATATACTTATGA